A single region of the Etheostoma cragini isolate CJK2018 chromosome 3, CSU_Ecrag_1.0, whole genome shotgun sequence genome encodes:
- the polr2i gene encoding DNA-directed RNA polymerase II subunit RPB9 encodes MDLETGPNEPGFVGIRFCQECNNMLYPKEDKENRILLYACRNCDYQQEADNSCIYVNKITHEVDELTQIIADVSQDPTLPRTEDHPCPKCGHKEAVFFQSHSMKAEDAMRLYYVCTAPHCGHRWTE; translated from the exons ATGGATTTAGAAACTGGACCGAACGAGCCCGGATTTGTTGGGATACGGTTTTGTCAAGAATG TAACAACATGTTATACCCAAAAGAAGACAAGGAGAACCGTATCCTGCTTTATGCG TGCAGGAATTGTGACTACCAACAAGAGGCAGACAACAGCTGCATCTATGTCAACAAGATCACCCACGAGGTTGA tgaGTTGACACAAATCATTGCTGATGTATCTCAGGATCCAACACTCCCGAGGACAGAGGACCACCCCTGTCCCAA ATGTGGCCACAAGGAAGCAGTGTTCTTCCAGTCTCACAGTATGAAGGCTGAG GATGCTATGAGACTGTACTACGTCTGCACAGCCCCTCACTGTGGACACAGATGGACAGAGTGA
- the lbhl gene encoding uncharacterized protein lbhl: MEEMSGDPNCEDMQGKDQRLPFQIFPDPVEVVLGPETTLNCLDHDHAKERLPSIVVEPTELNEVESGELRWPPETMDMEEDEEDLFLEQCIPPANIADWGEEEEEEETSVILNQQQGLTLIDLQSDAFRDDTPTLPPSSAPALN, translated from the exons ATGGAGGAGATGAGTGGAGATCCAAACTGTGAAGACATGCAAGGGAAGGACCAACGATTGCCATTCCAG ATCTTCCCTGACCCTGTTGAGGTTGTCCTGGGCCCAGAGACCACTTTGAACTGCCTGGACCACGACCATGCTAAGGAGCGTCTACCCTCCATCGTTGTGGAACCCACAGAGTTGAATGAGGTGGAGAGCGGAGAGCTGCGCTGGCCTCCGGAGACCATGGACatggaggaagatgaggaggaccTGTTTCTGGAGCAGTGCATCCCTCCAGCCAATATTGCAGACtggggagaagaagaggaagaagaggagacatCAGTTATACTGAACCAGCAGCAAGGCTTGACACTCATTG ACCTTCAGTCAGATGCATTTAGAGATGACACCCCAACCCTTCCACCGAGCAGCGCACCAGCCCTCAACTGA